Genomic DNA from Cydia fagiglandana chromosome 19, ilCydFagi1.1, whole genome shotgun sequence:
tatgggaaacaaagggacccctgtTAGATGCTTTGTCTTATAAAGTAAATACTGACAAATGTTTATGGTTACAGAAAAATGAACTGCACATGAAAGAAGTGGCCAACACCGCCAGGAAAACTAGAAACTCGAGCAGAGCAACCTCCCATGATGATGGTATGAATTATAACATACTTAACATTCTTGGGAAAGTTGAGAAATATCACTTCAATTGCAGTTTGATCATGCTATCTGTTCAATTATGTCATTCGTATTTTTAGAGTAGTTAGTACtataaatttattgttttaaccCTTTTCTTGGCAACACATCTTACGACATAATGTCTctctttatgtattttttttgtagataCCTATTTTTTTCTGACCAACTGTGAactttttcctttaatataaaaaatcttTTTGCCTGATTTTATATGCCATGAAAAAGGTTATGTAATGGTTTGATCAAGGCTCAAGCTGTTAAGGCTTTGAAGCTTTTCCGGCTTGAGCCTTTAAGGAATCTAAAACTTGGCCAAGTCTTTAACTCATGTACTATCTCCATTCTCTATTCCTCTTTCATTTTCATTCAATCTGACTCCACAAGACAGGTGTAGCCTAGTGTGGCAGCCATAGGTTAAGAAGAACATGTAAACTTTTTGgcaaataaaactatttttttttaaatgtaatccCAGATTAATGGGATTTTAAAATTGGAAGAAACAAAGTTTCCACCAACCCTATTGTTTTACTTTACAAGTGGTACTGTCACTTTCTCTTTTTAACAATTCCTCACCAGCTTTGGTGAATGTATGTACAGAAGTCCGAGCAATCGTAGGCTTGTTCAACGTATTCCTCTGACGTCGTGCGCGAACTATATCTGTCAATCTGTTCACAACTAACCCAACCATGCCATGTCGTTTCCACTAACCGGGTGCTTTTGGGGCAGGCTACCTCACCGAGACCTCGCAGGGCTCCGCGGAGCGCGGCAAGAAGATGGGTACGTATGGCCTTTGTCTTCGCATTTATATGTGACGTGCCACAGGAAAAGGTGccttatagcggttggcgcttacgtcgcatagcaccgcaatagtattggagcggcgttaataatagcgtaagcgccataagGCATCTTTATCCacggaacgtcacaaatacttCTTAATACGATTTCTTGCGTAATTCGCCATTTTACAATTATTAGTCTCTGCAACTTGTTTTCATTATAGCTTCTTAAAAGCGGGTTTTACAGTATTTACGACTTAAACAATTTACGCGCAATGAAAATGTGTCAACTAGTATGGTTTTTTTTATACAAGATGACCCATTTATGTTGCTTGCGAGTGTGGACTGGGAAGTTAGTAGACCTCACGTAGTAAGAAATGTGTATGcttgtattaattattatttattgtatttatatattttagtagttatgataaaattatcgttcttttaaatattacatttccGTTTCATTCATAATAACTTTAAAtcgtatttttttctaataatatgtacttacggcccgattctaactttaagatacgtcaattaatagatcttaaATTGTTCTCAGCAACTTTAGAACAGGTATTTAGAAACCTGAACTGGAAAGAATATGGTTTAAAAATAGATGAAAGGTTGCTGAGCCACTTGCGATTCGCTGATGATCTCATACTTCTCTCGGAAAACACAGATGACTTGCAGGAAATGCTTCACCAACTTTCTTATGAAAGCAGGAAAGTGGGACTGGAAATCAACACCGAAAAAACTAAACTTATGACAAATGGACAAAAAATTGAAATGTCAATAAACAACAACATAATAGAATATGTAAATGAATACACATATTTAGGACAAATAATTTCTCCAGAACACCAGAATGACAAGGAAACAGAAAACAGAGTGTGTATTGCATGGAAAAAATACTGGTCATGGAAAGAGGTTATGAAGAACCCGGAAATCCCACTAAAATACAAAAGTAAACTGTTCAACTCTTGCATCCTCCCTAGCATGACATATGGTTGCCAAACGTAGGCCTTAACACAAAAAAATAGGAAATCCCTAGAAGTATGTCAACACAACATAGAGAGAAGTATTCTCAACATCAAAAAGAAAGACAAAATAAGACTAAGCACCATAAGAAAAAACACAAAATTAAGGGATGTATCCTATGTAACAGATAGCCTAAAATGGAAATGGACCGGACACATGCTCAGGGAGCCAGGacaaaaatggtcaaaaattgTTACAACCTGGTACCCCAAAGACGGGAAAAGGAAAAGAGGCAGACCTTACCGCAGATGGGAAGACGACATTAGAGCTATCGCTGGACCAACATGGACATGGACAAGAAGAGCAACGAACAGAGAGGAATGGAAGGTCttaggggaggcctatgccgGGAGGCAAGTCGACCGATGTCAACTCTAACAAAAATGACAACcaaccttattctaaatatttaaaaattataataattagtaataataaatgtagatacaaataataataataatagtgtaaTATGTTTGACTAATATGAATAATTTGACAAATATCCAATAACATGACAAAATGTACCATTTAAAAATTTAAGGTCGAAATAaaaggctattttattttattttatttattttattaattaatagatctagaaacgatatggattggatatgagtgtcaaatgtgacgttttttcaaacaaatacgtcacttgacattgacactgacacatctaatccatatcgtttctagatcttatTAATTGACGTGtcctaaagttcgaatccggcagatagtttgaaaatgtattttattccgTAAGAACAAGTTATACAATTGAAtgagttttttcttttaatacctatACGCATTTAGGCAACATAGGCACAGTGGGTATGCTCTTTTCTGGAGCTAACATCCTTTTTTGATTACTGACCGTCAATAGTTAGTGACATAAAAATGAGCTGCAAACAAAAATAACATCCACAGGGCCTCCAACAACCAACCGTGCCTCCCGTTCCCGCTCCGCCGACGCCTCCGCGCGCAAGATGGCAGCGCCCAGGACCGAGGTCAAACCCAGGCGACGATCCCGCTCCGTGCTGTACAAAACCCCCGCCTACAACAAGACTGCTACCAAACACTACCCGGACATCACTCCCAAGGTAACCTGACATACAAGATGGCGCCCAGGACCGAGGTCAGACCCAGGCGACGATCCCGCTCCGTGCTGtacatagggttgccagattgGAAGGCGcgattatcgggaaacaatatcaatttttcgggattttgggacttaagtcgggaaaaaaatacattcaaattttaatactaattgtattaaaaacaacgatattttacattattggcactatgtcagctcgctcgctcgacgacagttcggaacttgaaattgtttattgtctattgttttataacctgaagccgtttttcgggacagtttacactttgtcgggaatcgggaacacatgctaaaaatcgggagaatcccgccaaatcccgaccatctggcaaccctagctgtACAAGACCCCCGCCTACAACAAGACTGCTACCAAACACTACCCGGACATCACTCCCAAGGTAACCCGACATACAAGATGGCGCCCAGGACCGAGGTCAGACCCAGGCGACGATCCCGCTCCGTGCTGTACAAGACCCCCGCCTACAACAAGACTGCCACCAAACACTACCCGGACATCACTCCCAAGGTAACCTGACATACAAGATGGCGGCCAGGACCGAGGTCAGACCCAGGCGACGATCCCGCTCCGTGCTGTACAATACAAGACCCCCGCCTACAACAATACTGCCACCAGACACTACCCGGACATCACTCCCAAGGTAACCTGACATACAAGATGGCGGCCAGGACCAAGGTCAGACCCAGGCGACGATCCCGTTCCGTGCTGTACAAGACCCCTGCCTACAACAAGACTGCCACCAAACACTACCCGGACATCACTCCCAAGGTAACCTGACATACAAGATGGCGCCCAGGACCGAGGTCAGACCCAGGCGACGATCCCGCTCCGTGCTGTACAAGACCCCCGCCTACAACAAGACTGCCACCAAACACTACCCGGACATCACTCCCAAGGTAACCTGACATACAAGATGGCGCCCAGGACCGAGGTCAGACCCAGGCGACGATCCCGCTCCGTGCTGTACAAGACCCCCGCCTACAACAAGACTGCCACCAAACACTACACGGACATCACTCCCAAGGTAACCTGACATACAAGATGGCGCCCAGGACCGAGGTCAGACCCAGGCGACGATCCCGCTCCGTGCTGTACAAGACCCCCGCCTACAACAAGACTGCCACCAAACACTACCCGGACATCACTCCCAAGGTAACCTGACATACAAGATGGCGCCCAGGACCGAGGTCAGACCCAGGCGACGATCCCGCTCCGTGCTGTACAAGACCCCCGCCTACAACAAGACTGCCACCAAACACTACCCGGACATCACTCCCAAGGTAACCTGACATACAAGATGGCGGCCAGGACCGAGGTCAGACCCAGGCGACGATCCCGCTCCGTGCTGTACAATACAAGACCCCCGCCTACAACAATACTGCCACCAGACACTACCCGGACATCACTCCCAAGGTAACCTGACATACAAGATGGCGGCCAGGACCAAGGTCAGACCCAGGCGACGATCCCGTTCCGTGCTGTACAAGACCCCTGCCTACAACAAGACTGCCACCAAACACTACCCGGACATCACTCCCAAGGTAACCTGACATACAAGATGGCGCCCAGGACCGAGGTCAAACCCAGGTGACAATCCCGCTCCGTGCTGTACAAGACCCCTGCCTACAACAAGACTGCCACCAAACACTACCCGGACATCACTCCCAAGGTAACCTGACATACAAGATGGCGCCCAGGACCGAGGTCAAACCCAGGCGACGATCCCGCTCCGTGCTGTACAAGACCCCTGCCTACAACAAGACTGCCACCAAACACTACCCGGACATCACTCCCAAGGTAACCTGACATACAAGATGGCGGCCAGGCCGAGGTCAGACCCAGGCGACGATCCCGCTCCGTGCTGTACAAGACCCCCGCCTACAACAAGACTGCCACCAAACACTACCCGGACATCACTCCCAAGGTAACCTGACATACAAGATGGCGGCACCCAGGACCGAGGTCAGACCCAGGCGACGACGGTTGGTGCGCTACTaccacaatctgggggtctaccgcgaaacgagaaaatcgaaatttcgctaTACATATAACCTCGCattactcttgcatattcgagctataaagaggcagatagctgaatttcgattttcgcgtttcccggtcatcatcataggcctttcagtctattgcagactatacaaagtgtcaggcagggcgacaacgtttttcatggctgtaatggctgtataagccaatacgggagcggcaaccacgaccgcaaaacaagcaggccccaatttcacatcggtgacaggtgcgacgaattgtaaaatcactgttgctgacgtcacaggcatccatgggctacgattaccacttaccatcgggcgggccgtattcctgtttgccaccatcattgtattatttaaaaaaactttattatatcggaataaaacagatatttctcctgcgaagtttctgacaattgtcaaagatttagaagaattgtaggtaattattgACAGGTAATGActgtaatgagttatatgtcggaaattcgtgacaattgtagtgtttcgtgtgacaattgtcataaacttagcaagagaaatatctgtttttttccgatatcataaagttttttttaataatacaatgatggtggcaaacaggaatacggcccgcccgatggtaagcggtaaccgtagcccatggatgcctgtgacgtcagcaagtgattttacaattcgtcgcacctgtcacgttggtgaaagaGGGGCCAGGTGTACTCGTAGTGTGCCCGTGGCGAACAGATGTCGGGCTGATGACGCTTGGCTCGCTTACTTGCGAGTGTCTTAAACTAAGCGTCATCGACGTCTTTACTGTATGGTTTACTAGgtagcttagtgctgcactctggcggcagaacattgcattaAAACCCCCTGTAGATGTATGAGCCGTAACCTCTCGTTGTGTACGCAGGTGGCGCCGCAGACGCCGCTGACGCTGCTGCGGCACGCGCGGCAGGGCGAGATGCTGGTGTCCATGTCCGGCTCGCCCGTCATGCCCTCCGTGGGAGCGTGAGTACAATCATAGTTAGCTGCAAGAaatcccttaacgggataagttcgccaatgtacacatttactgtattatctctgtgttatgtacttgttttgtgcaatgaagtgtttactactactactaaatcaAACAAACACCAAATGGGGTTGGCAAAAGTTTTGCATAGATGCCGCCATCATAGGCTGCCCTTTTTTCGAAAACACCTCTTGTGATTTGtgcacatcatcatcatcatcactggctcagtgacccaaagaggatcttggcctctgacacaagagagcgccattctgccctattctgcgccatttcacgccagttgggtattccaaCACAATTGTTGTGGATTTGTGCACAACGCCTTATATTTTAAActaataagtatatataattgCAGCATAGCGACGGACAGCAAGGCGCACTGCAACTTCATGCTCAAGGACGGCACCATGCTGTCCCTGCAGCCCAACCAGCTGCGCCAGTCGCAGGTAACACTCTTCACTggttttacaagcttttacttagtttcacctgaccgttgtctgtaatcaaatcttgcaagttaaatttgatacttttcccggtttccgattgagctgaaaatttgcatacatacgtaagtcgggtgacaatgcagtattatggtgtcatcgagctgatctgatgatggagaccgcgcggaggtggccataggaacgtgataaaacaacgaagcctaattgtgtttggggtttttagaattgtctcgatatttttgccaaaaacttattacgtAAAAGCTAGTTTTCATGTGCTTATGGACAATAACCGGCCTAGCACCCGTACACAAGGAGATCCAAACGCGGAAAAGGCATTGGGTTgggccacagacaaaacatccttcagactgagcatagtcgcgctatcCCCTCTGCCAAGCATACGGTAAATTTACTCCTTGTTCGattcgaaagtgtctttgtgtgacgtccgtgtctttgaacggaccaatcacggcacgggacttcgctcacctcgtcccgcgcgcccccgcatttttggcatcatcggttgcatgaaataattgctctaaactcggtctagaggattcctagtctattgGGCATATCCTCAGGAAACCTGATACCCACCTATCCGAAGTGGCCCTGGACTTGGAAGATGCCCGGCAAACCGAAACATGGTCGCCCTAAAATCTACTTCGCGCTGGTCTGCGGAGTAAGAGCTGGGCGTATTGGGGGTGGGGTGGGAGGAGGCTACCCAAGCTGCCTAGCACCggagcacaaaacagataggtacagaaatcaaactacatacaaagtgcgctcgatcaacgcacacatacacactgctcacggacacaatatctcggaccggttgggaccagtgcgagcgcgagtgccatccgcttgagacaccagggctgccagatcgtataataggctacgaaattcgtataatgaaattattttcgtatacatgtcgtataattggtcaatcggtataattggatacgaaaaaaaCACCGATGTTAAACTACTGCAGTCAATGCTTCAAAAAACAGTTTGCCAATACTGTTATACGATTTAATGGAACggcaactacttaaatacacgtcaacgcgggctataaccgcgaaaatccaagtgcgcaaattgcgggcatctttcgcTGTCACTCTTAGTACGCTGCcgctgtcattggagtaaaagagaaagatccccgcaatttgggggcttaccgcaaaaaccgaaattcaccagttattaaaaaatcgatttaaaataatagtgtatttttgtcctcgtataatgcaatcgaatttcgtataattgcgggCACAGGATCGCATAATCAAGATTTATGAACTGGCAGCCCTGAGACACGcctctgtgaacttttttgtgcaataacgGAGAAACAAAAATAgttattaaaactgttcagtagattgttgtttaaattcaacattaaacggtgaattatcGTTTTTTAAACTACCAGTTTAAcaatgttattaaaattaaaatattttagttattattaatttatatttccattcttcccgttccgtcctcaacaataaatcaaacaactagatacgagctgatacgagtgccactaccacgatagttttttgtgcataagctatagttaacaaccctagagcgaccgccgagcgtaggtatgaaaagtgaagtacatacatgtgattgacttctgtacctatctgttttgtgaccgGAGTCAGTGGAACAAGATTCGAGCCCTACACTCCAGGGACCCATTTCTCAAAAGCTCGTAACTTGtcatacaagtggaagtccctttctaacaaaagctgtcaaaaagtgacatccgcttgtattacaggTTACAAGCTTTTAGGAAACGGGCCCAGCAGGGGGCAACAGGATGGACAGAAGAAGGTTCTTAGCAATGTTAGAAATCGATCCAGTagtttgaagagtatcagcACTTTTCTAAAATGATGCGAGGCATTTTTGGGCATAAAATGTTAATTTTTTGACATACAAGACAGGcttataaatttttaatttaatatttattgtgaTTGGTATGTGGCAAAACCGCTGATATTTCACTTAATTTTCAGGCCTTCATCCCGTTCTCTCTGATGGACGCCAACGTGCTGAACCAGCTGAAAACTCTTCAGGACAACCTCGCCAAGGTCGTCAAGATGGGTGAAAACGTCGTCAAGACGTGACTTCACACACACAATaacaaaatgtgacgttccacggcaaaaggtattgATGGCACGTGGGCGTAAGTCGGAGACAAACCAGCGTGTGCTTCTTATGGTGTATATTCGAAAAGTGGCATGAGTACATCACAAATTAACTagcctaaaataattaaaactaattacAGCGCCACCTATGCACTTTGTAGGGAACTAAGTAGGTACGTTATATAGATCATTAAGCCATCTAGTGTTTCTAGACTTCGATAAAGTACGTAAGAGGtgagatagatggcgctgttaaatATACTATTTAACAGGTATATATTGGACGGTatatagcgccgcaataatattggagcggcgttaataatagcgccaaccgccataacgtacctttacccgtgggacgtgaCAAATATTAGTTACAACATAGAGAAACACTAGTAAGGAAAGaatggtaactccatacatcagttttcttaccaaacgcgagttatttcgtagttGACATCTAGCGTCAGTAGAAGATTAATacagaaacgtagacagcagttatttttagacacaatttctattttaaaacccgtataaaactaaaGAGTATGTAATTTGATCGTGgagtcacatgctagtgtttcatataaaatatataaataaataaataaaatatataaattaaaagaGATAACCAAAAGTGaattaatagggtatttgactactagtcaaatcagtttcttttttctaactgaaaaaacgatttttctactatggaatttatgtgaaaaactagcatgtgacgtcacaatcaaattacctactctataGTTTTATACTggttttaaaattgaaattgcgttaataaataatacaactgctgtctacgtttctgtATTAATCTTCCGGTGCttaatttcatgcatggtgtaaaataatttattttaaacacaGTCACACTATTATGTCACCTTTTGGACGTGAGCGCTTAAAATCACGTTTAAAAAGGGTTAATAGTGCCTATGATTTAATTATagttaataaataatgtaacttTTTTTATGCTCACATATTGAGTTAAATAGGAATTGTTATGAATGCTGAATACTGTgtgtttgtattgtattattaatttttattgttatggCTGACAATGCTGCGTGCGTTTAATGTAATTATTGATATTATAGTTTTAATCTTAtatgctgtttttttttttcaacttacTAAAAGAAAACCACAGGAAGAATGATTTGGTCAAGTTGTGttttaatgtatggggaagacaaacaaattattgccattacatatagccagcattcaatgaaggtagtatgatacctttgggtatggtgctttacacgatataatttgtatggcgtaccgaactatttgaatactgtatgacgctgactgtacatttacaTGTTATTAAACTAATGGAAGGGGACTGTaacatgaacataaaataataTGACTAATGAGacaatatgttatttttataataatataaaaaaaaacaataataatttaattatttcttgAACTGGATCTAGTGGCGCCGCCGACTGAGCCTCTTCTGAATCTGTGATGAATAATAAAAGACACATTTATTAGACACAATCTGCACATTTTGAAACTATTCAAAGGCACATCAGTACAGATGTGCATAATTAagttccatcgtattttcacggaccgtacgaacgcgtcttgctatttcaatcagtttcggtacaaaaagtactgaggttgactgaagtagcatgataaatacgaacgtttccgagaaaatacgatggttaacaatatgcactacatctgtaattatGAAAGGAAGACGAATGAAGACGTCCTGAGAATGACAGGAGAAAAGCGATGCTAGGAGAGGCATTATAGTAGGACAACTTTTTCTTAAACATCCTGGAAGGCAAGATTGAAAAGACAAGAGAAGAAGGGAGACCTAGAATTaattatctcagccaaataaaaaataacgcaTCATATGAGGAAATGTATAGTTGTTTTGTTACCTTCCTGTCTTTCATGGTCTCGTCTCCGAGACATGCTTGTTAAGCTTCTCATCATGTCTTGTATGTGTGTGTCCTTTCATGGTTTTTAAATTGATACTCTTGATTACAACCAAAACTACATTTTTCACATTTGAAACGTTTGGCAGCAT
This window encodes:
- the LOC134673913 gene encoding uncharacterized protein LOC134673913, which encodes MPRTKRPARVQEKTGVKDDVLKKLDKIVAEQKANIDSRVHMECRNVDLAFKMLLGTISNTVLNKTIGQLKNELHMKEVANTARKTRNSSRATSHDDGYLTETSQGSAERGKKMGPPTTNRASRSRSADASARKMAAPRTEVKPRRRSRSVLYKTPAYNKTATKHYPDITPKVAPQTPLTLLRHARQGEMLVSMSGSPVMPSVGAIATDSKAHCNFMLKDGTMLSLQPNQLRQSQAFIPFSLMDANVLNQLKTLQDNLAKVVKMGENVVKT